One Fuerstiella marisgermanici DNA window includes the following coding sequences:
- a CDS encoding IS1380 family transposase, with translation MVTECSREKLLFEGHGRREVCAAFDGGKITSDGGGLLLREVEERFGILRSFTASFTDHRSEHSEFSVEELLRQRVMGIALGYEDLNDHEQLRHDPLLALMCGRRDITGQDRAAECSKGVPLAGKSTLNRLELTPVGATKNSRYKKIVASVSTLQDTLVDVFIRMRSKQGVPTELVLDLDATDDPVHGDQLGKFFHGYYKSYCFLPLYTFCGGWPLGAVLRPSNIDGCAGTVKELERIVPRLRAAWPNVRMIVRADGGFCRDNILAWCEKNRVDYIIGLAKNKRLVKAIGGELQQAKVQFEATGEAARVFKDFRYRTKETWSCERRVIGKAEHLRKGANSRFVVTSLSLERVDARMLYEDRYCARGDMENRIKEQQLYLFADRTSTHNMRSNQLRLLFSTMAYLLHHVLREFGLAGTEMQNAQAGTIRSKLLKIGTKIQVSVRRVVISFSESYPYQPLFERVLANLRRHRPQVMQV, from the coding sequence GTGGTGACAGAGTGTAGCAGAGAGAAGTTGTTATTCGAGGGTCACGGTCGGCGAGAAGTTTGTGCCGCGTTTGATGGTGGAAAGATCACGTCAGATGGTGGCGGGTTGTTGTTGCGGGAAGTCGAAGAGCGGTTTGGTATCCTTCGATCGTTCACGGCGAGCTTTACGGATCATCGAAGTGAGCACAGTGAGTTCTCAGTCGAAGAACTGTTGCGGCAGCGAGTCATGGGAATCGCTCTGGGCTATGAAGATCTGAACGATCACGAGCAGTTGCGACATGATCCTCTGCTGGCTCTGATGTGCGGGCGACGAGATATCACCGGACAGGATCGTGCTGCCGAATGCAGCAAAGGTGTTCCGCTGGCCGGGAAGAGCACGCTCAATCGGTTGGAACTCACGCCGGTTGGGGCGACCAAAAACAGTCGCTACAAAAAGATCGTCGCCAGTGTTTCCACACTTCAGGATACTCTGGTCGATGTTTTCATTCGCATGCGAAGCAAGCAAGGTGTGCCGACGGAACTCGTGCTTGATCTCGACGCCACGGATGATCCGGTGCACGGCGATCAGCTCGGGAAATTTTTCCACGGCTACTACAAAAGCTACTGCTTTCTGCCGTTGTATACGTTCTGCGGCGGCTGGCCGCTCGGCGCCGTGCTGCGTCCTTCAAACATTGACGGCTGTGCGGGAACGGTGAAAGAACTCGAACGCATCGTTCCCAGGCTGCGAGCCGCATGGCCGAACGTTCGGATGATCGTTCGAGCGGACGGTGGTTTTTGTCGCGACAATATTCTCGCCTGGTGCGAGAAAAACCGTGTCGATTACATCATTGGCCTGGCAAAGAACAAGCGTCTTGTGAAGGCAATCGGGGGCGAACTTCAGCAGGCGAAGGTTCAGTTTGAAGCAACGGGCGAAGCGGCTCGGGTGTTCAAAGATTTTCGGTATCGCACGAAGGAGACATGGTCATGCGAACGCCGAGTCATCGGCAAAGCCGAACATCTTCGCAAAGGAGCCAACTCGCGTTTCGTCGTCACCAGTCTTTCGCTCGAACGCGTCGACGCACGTATGCTGTACGAAGATCGTTACTGCGCGCGGGGCGACATGGAAAACCGGATCAAGGAACAGCAGCTTTATCTGTTCGCGGATCGCACGAGCACTCACAACATGCGTTCGAATCAACTGCGGTTGCTGTTCTCGACGATGGCGTATTTGCTGCACCACGTGCTGCGGGAATTCGGCCTGGCGGGGACCGAGATGCAGAACGCTCAGGCGGGCACAATTCGTTCGAAGCTGCTGAAGATCGGCACGAAGATTCAGGTGAGCGTTCGGCGCGTGGTGATCAGCTTTTCCGAATCATATCCGTACCAGCCACTGTTCGAACGAGTCCTTGCTAATCTCCGCCGCCACAGACCGCAGGTCATGCAGGTCTGA